In Anopheles gambiae chromosome 2, idAnoGambNW_F1_1, whole genome shotgun sequence, a single window of DNA contains:
- the LOC1281125 gene encoding uncharacterized protein LOC1281125 has translation MFCCQNFSLFHSEFSSLTRRGHQYRPRTVLESSMGKMRQIEQKYDLSKCHTYNEKSSFAFWVVLVLLFCLALGNLCLTLSITAILRIYRGMENIELIQDADSIKFYGNIDFDRVYKQDGLLESFYDEPLELAGDDGDISINLVNRNGNTHNKIQLTRTGTFLKGINHFDVKDPATGRQVFGTLRPHYNMPQGAMILQAHLVNSGRIAAPINDTLKLQTRNKLTLKGTEGIRMEAKELLWSADQNIFLKSDNGSTMLVGGNGVWVNVNNLPVVKSEHGVRTGSAGQYKLCVCHPQGRIFRMAVPKSHNARVNCAHFSGKENPCA, from the exons atgttttgctgtcaaaatttttcacttttccacAGTGAATTTTCTTCCCTGACCCGAAGAGGACATCAATATCGTCCGCGCACCGTCCTCGAATCTTCAATGGGA AAAATGCGACAAATAGAGCAAAAGTACGACCTGTCCAAGTGTCACACGTACAATGAGAaaagttcgttcgcgttctgggtcgtgctggtgctgctgttctgCTTGGCGCTGGGCAACCTCTGCCTAACGCTGTCCATCACGGCGATACTGCGAATCTACCGCGGGATGGAAAACATCGAGCTGATACAGGACGCCGATTCGATCAAGTTTTACGGCAACATCGATTTCGACCGGGTGTACAAACAGGATGGGCTGCTGGAGAGCTTCTACGATGAGCCGCTGGAGCTGGCCGGCGACGATGGGGACATCTCGATCAATCTCGTCAATCGGAACGGCAATACGCACAACAAAATTCAGCTCACGCGCACAGGCACCTTCCTGAAGGGCATCAACCATTTCGATGTGAAAGATCCGGCAACGGGCAGGCAGGTGTTTGGGACGTTGCGCCCTCACTACAACATGCCCCAGGGGGCGATGATCCTGCAAGCCCATCTGGTGAACAGTGGCCGCATTGCGGCGCCCATTAACGATACGCTGAAGCTGCAGACGCGCAACAAGCTGACGCTCAAGGGCACGGAAGGAATTCGAATGGAGGCGAAGGAGCTGCTGTGGTCGGCGGACCAGAACATCTTCCTGAAGTCGGACAACGGTAGCACGATGCTGGTGGGCGGCAATGGGGTGTGGGTGAACGTGAACAACTTGCCGGTGGTCAAGAGCGAGCACGGCGTGCGGACAGGATCGGCCGGCCAGTACAAGCTGTGCGTGTGCCATCCTCAGGGGCGCATCTTTCGCATGGCCGTGCCCAAGTCGCACAATGCTCGGGTGAACTGTGCCCATTTCAGTGGCAAGGAGAATCCATGTGCGTAG
- the LOC1281124 gene encoding interleukin enhancer-binding factor 2 homolog: protein MVRPGMMRGGGRGGMGMGMRVRGAPFMNKKTFLPRHPFDLTLAEMAFPRVQPAQDDSVLTNALLKRSQDLTPAAAEQTAISNLVSKVQAVLDNIVIAPGDFTKCQLEEVRQVGSFKKGTMMAGSNVADIVIILKSLPTRDCAETLGKKVEEDLEKSMKTEVVPTAEALSLSFSEKGFEISNSLAKVRCLIATLPQNMRKLETEKHLDFKIIQSHLAAIRHTRWFEENAHHSTIKVLIRILKDLARRFDGFKPLNPWICDLLAHSAIMNNPSRQALPVNVAFRRVFQLLASGLFVPGSAGITDPCEVGHFRVHTSMTLVQQDECCMTAQTLVRVLAHGGYKHILGFVENTTVANEMSVWDGVVVSPMEPAYEKPSEKKDGEEDDMECVEGETISEEPIE from the coding sequence atggTTCGTCCGGGAATGATGCGCGGCGGAGGCCGAGGCGGCATGGGAATGGGCATGCGTGTGCGTGGGGCACCGTTCATGAACAAGAAAACGTTCCTTCCCCGCCACCCGTTCGATCTGACGCTCGCCGAGATGGCCTTTCCCCGGGTGCAGCCGGCGCAGGACGACTCCGTGCTAACCAATGCGCTGCTGAAGCGCAGCCAGGACCTCACACCGGCCGCAGCGGAACAAACGGCCATCTCGAACCTTGTCTCGAAGGTGCAGGCCGTACTGGATAACATTGTAATTGCACCCGGCGACTTTACCAAGTGCCAGCTGGAGGAGGTACGCCAGGTAGGCTCGTTCAAGAAGGGCACCATGATGGCCGGTAGCAATGTGGCCGACATCGTGATCATCCTGAAGTCGCTCCCCACGAGGGACTGCGCCGAAACGCTCGGCAAGAAGGTGGAGGAGGATCTGGAAAAGTCGATGAAAACGGAAGTCGTCCCAACGGCGGAAGCCCTATCGCTGTCGTTCAGCGAGAAGGGGTTCGAAATCTCAAACTCCCTCGCGAAGGTGCGCTGCCTGATTGCCACGCTGCCCCAGAACATGCGCAAGCTGGAGACGGAGAAGCATCTGGattttaaaatcatccaaagcCACCTGGCCGCTATCCGGCACACGCGCTGGTTCGAGGAGAACGCACACCATTCCACCATTAAGGTGCTGATTCGCATACTGAAAGATCTGGCCCGCCGGTTCGATGGGTTCAAGCCGCTCAATCCGTGGATTTGCGATCTGCTCGCCCATTCCGCCATCATGAACAACCCGAGCCGCCAGGCGCTGCCGGTGAACGTGGCCTTCCGGCGCGTGTTTCAGCTGCTCGCTTCGGGGCTGTTCGTGCCCGGTTCGGCTGGCATTACCGATCCTTGTGAGGTGGGCCACTTCCGGGTGCACACGTCGATGACGCTGGTACAGCAGGACGAATGCTGCATGACGGCCCAAACGCTGGTGCGGGTGCTGGCCCACGGTGGATACAAGCACATACTCGGGTTCGTGGAGAACACAACCGTCGCGAACGAAATGTCCGTTTGGGACGGGGTGGTCGTTTCGCCGATGGAACCGGCGTACGAAAAGCCGTCGGAAAAGAAGGACGGCGAAGAGGACGACATGGAGTGCGTCGAGGGAGAAACGATTAGCGAAGAGCCGATCGAGTGA
- the LOC1281123 gene encoding small ribosomal subunit protein uS10m gives MLKWFNITRSLAPLAPRPVRWYSDAVVASTSQAAVDQPPPVGVPDKLYSRVELQMKGIDPEVMKSYALYAKTAAEHLDIEVGKHWTLRKAVKDRLTLLKSVHIYKKHRVQYEVRNYYRFMHFHKLTGSTLDTFLEYIERNLPEGIALKVTKVELQELPEHLRK, from the exons ATGCTGAAG TGGTTTAACATAACGCGCAGTCTGGCGCCTCTTGCGCCGCGCCCCGTACGATGGTATTCGGATGCGGTTGTTGCCTCGACATCGCAGGCGGCGGTAGATCAGCCACCTCCGGTCGGCGTTCCGGATAAGCTGTACAGCCGGGTGGAGCTGCAAATGAAAGGAATCGATCCGGAGGTGATGAAGAGCTACGCTTTGTACGCCAAAACTGCCGCCGAACATCTTGACATTGAAGTTGGCAAGCA CTGGACGCTAAGAAAAGCGGTGAAGGACCGTCTGACGCTGCTGAAATCGGTGCACATCTATAAGAAGCATCGCGTGCAGTACGAGGTGCGAAACTACTACAGATTCATGCATTTTCACAAGCTGACCGGCTCAACGCTGGACACGTTCCTGGAGTACATCGAGCGCAACCTGCCGGAGGGTATTGCGTTGAAGGTGACGAAGGTGGAGCTGCAGGAACTGCCGGAACATTTGCGAAAGTAG